Proteins from a single region of Drosophila biarmipes strain raj3 chromosome 3R, RU_DBia_V1.1, whole genome shotgun sequence:
- the LOC108031639 gene encoding calcium uptake protein 3, mitochondrial isoform X8: MASAVARLTAKSGAIVAQRSSVGVTIGRSVRFASSSTQSIGIRGHKTRRLLTFVGGSAVSLAALAAFIKLRSAENPVNAVSLKRRMRDDSELENVKLTARERRFIKFASVEFDDQLYMTPQDFLDSVVEQEPRPRLKRRQLSSDEVDKYKENTPALKKGSTRLFRNLRDKGIVSYTEYLFLLSILTKPKSGFRIAFNMFDTDGNQRVDKDEFLVIISILAGALKDTQNVDPQTKQILSRLVSYDEQSQMMKPMAVNPQAKRGLSYVNDGEGLQRRHMVATTLQLHFFGKRGTGVINYDNFYRFMDNLQTEVLELEFHEFSKGNSVISELDFAKILLRYTYLATDEYDVFLERLLERVKDEKGISFHDFRDFCHFLNNLDDFTIAMRMYTLADRAISKDEFSRAVKICTGYKLSPHLIDTVFAIFDADGDGLLSYKEFIAIMKDRLHRGFKVSGRFFDYNEALDAYDEPAYPLFVAWRHRVCRHLDYFIDSDALWH, encoded by the exons ATGGCAAGTGCAGTGGCTAGATTAACGGCTAAAAGTGGCGCTATAGTCGCCCAGCGATCGAGTGTGGGCGTGACCATTGGCCGATCGGTCAGATTCGCCAGCAGTTCGACGCAATCCATCGGAATTCGGGGCCACAAAACGCGACGTCTGCTGACTTTTGTGGGCGGCAGTGCCGTTTCGTTGGCCGCCCTGGCGGCTTTCATCAAACTGCGGTCCGCGGAAAACCCAGTGAATGCAGTTAGCCTCAAGAGGCGCATG CGCGACGATAGCGAGCTGGAGAACGTGAAGCTCACGGCCCGGGAGCGCCGGTTCATCAAGTTCGCCTCCGTGGAGTTCGACGATCAGCTCTACATGACCCCGCAGGACTTTCTGGACTCCGTGGTGGAGCAGGAACCCAGAC CTCGTCTTAAGCGTCGACAGCTCTCCAGCGACGAGGTGGATAAATACAAGGAAAACACACCTGCTCTAAAGAAGGGTTCAACTCGTCTATTTCGCAATCTTAGAGATAAAG GCATTGTCTCCTACACggaatatttgtttttgctctCTATTCTAACAA AGCCCAAATCTGGCTTCCGCATTGCCTTCAACATGTTCGACACCGATGGAAACCAGCGGGTGGACAAGGACGAGTTTCTAGTG ATAATTTCCATTTTGGCCGGCGCTTTAAAAGACACTCAAAATGTCGATCCACAAACCAAGCAAATT CTATCGCGTTTAGTTTCCTACGATGAGCAAAGTCAAATGATGAAACCCATGGCAGTGAACCCTCAAGCGAAGAGGGGTCTC AGCTATGTGAACGATGGCGAAGGACTGCAGCGACGTCACATGGTGGCCACCACCCTGCAGCTGCACTTCTTCGGGAAACGGGGCACTGGGGTGATCAACTATGACAACTTCTACCGCTTCATGGACAACCTGCAGACGGAGGTGCTCGAGCTGGAGTTCCACGAGTTCTCCAAGGGCAACAGTGTCATCAGCGAACTGGACTTCGCCAAAATCCTGCTGCGCTACACATACCTGGCCACGGATGAGTATGATGTCTTCCTGGAGCGCCTGCTCGAGCGGGTGAAAGATGAGAAGGGTATATCCTTCCATGACTTTCGGGACTTTTGCCATTTCCTAAACAATTTAGATGACTTTACCATCGCCATGCGCATGTACACTCTAGCCGATCGAGCCATTTCGAAAG ATGAGTTCTCGCGCGCTGTGAAGATCTGCACCGGCTACAAGCTCAGTCCGCACTTGATCGACACCGTGTTCGCCATCTTCGATGCGGATGGCGATGGCCTGTTGTCCTACAAAGAGTTCATCGCCATCATGAAGGACCGTCTGCACCGCGGCTTTAAAGTAAGTGGTCGTTTCTTTGATTACAACGAAGCTCTGGACGCCTACGATGAACCCGCTTACCCCCTGTTTGTGGCCTGGCGACATCGGGTGTGCCGGCACCTGGACTACTTCATCGACAGCGATGCACTTTGGCACTGA
- the LOC108031639 gene encoding calcium uptake protein 3, mitochondrial isoform X1: MASAVARLTAKSGAIVAQRSSVGVTIGRSVRFASSSTQSIGIRGHKTRRLLTFVGGSAVSLAALAAFIKLRSAENPVNAVSLKRRMRDDSELENVKLTARERRFIKFASVEFDDQLYMTPQDFLDSVVEQEPRPRLKRRQLSSDEVDKYKENTPALKKGSTRLFRNLRDKGIVSYTEYLFLLSILTKPKSGFRIAFNMFDTDGNQRVDKDEFLVIISILAGALKDTQNVDPQTKQILSRLVSYDEQSQMMKPMAVNPQAKRGLMERIFSGAWKEKHGEQESEEEPESPTPAPLEQSYVNDGEGLQRRHMVATTLQLHFFGKRGTGVINYDNFYRFMDNLQTEVLELEFHEFSKGNSVISELDFAKILLRYTYLATDEYDVFLERLLERVKDEKGISFHDFRDFCHFLNNLDDFTIAMRMYTLADRAISKDEFSRAVKICTGYKLSPHLIDTVFAIFDADGDGLLSYKEFIAIMKDRLHRGFKVSGRFFDYNEALDAYDEPAYPLFVAWRHRVCRHLDYFIDSDALWH; this comes from the exons ATGGCAAGTGCAGTGGCTAGATTAACGGCTAAAAGTGGCGCTATAGTCGCCCAGCGATCGAGTGTGGGCGTGACCATTGGCCGATCGGTCAGATTCGCCAGCAGTTCGACGCAATCCATCGGAATTCGGGGCCACAAAACGCGACGTCTGCTGACTTTTGTGGGCGGCAGTGCCGTTTCGTTGGCCGCCCTGGCGGCTTTCATCAAACTGCGGTCCGCGGAAAACCCAGTGAATGCAGTTAGCCTCAAGAGGCGCATG CGCGACGATAGCGAGCTGGAGAACGTGAAGCTCACGGCCCGGGAGCGCCGGTTCATCAAGTTCGCCTCCGTGGAGTTCGACGATCAGCTCTACATGACCCCGCAGGACTTTCTGGACTCCGTGGTGGAGCAGGAACCCAGAC CTCGTCTTAAGCGTCGACAGCTCTCCAGCGACGAGGTGGATAAATACAAGGAAAACACACCTGCTCTAAAGAAGGGTTCAACTCGTCTATTTCGCAATCTTAGAGATAAAG GCATTGTCTCCTACACggaatatttgtttttgctctCTATTCTAACAA AGCCCAAATCTGGCTTCCGCATTGCCTTCAACATGTTCGACACCGATGGAAACCAGCGGGTGGACAAGGACGAGTTTCTAGTG ATAATTTCCATTTTGGCCGGCGCTTTAAAAGACACTCAAAATGTCGATCCACAAACCAAGCAAATT CTATCGCGTTTAGTTTCCTACGATGAGCAAAGTCAAATGATGAAACCCATGGCAGTGAACCCTCAAGCGAAGAGGGGTCTC ATGGAGCGCATTTTCAGCGGTGCTTGGAAGGAGAAGCACGGCGAACAAGAGTCGGAGGAGGAGCCCGAGTCCCCCACGCCCGCTCCCCTCGAG CAGAGCTATGTGAACGATGGCGAAGGACTGCAGCGACGTCACATGGTGGCCACCACCCTGCAGCTGCACTTCTTCGGGAAACGGGGCACTGGGGTGATCAACTATGACAACTTCTACCGCTTCATGGACAACCTGCAGACGGAGGTGCTCGAGCTGGAGTTCCACGAGTTCTCCAAGGGCAACAGTGTCATCAGCGAACTGGACTTCGCCAAAATCCTGCTGCGCTACACATACCTGGCCACGGATGAGTATGATGTCTTCCTGGAGCGCCTGCTCGAGCGGGTGAAAGATGAGAAGGGTATATCCTTCCATGACTTTCGGGACTTTTGCCATTTCCTAAACAATTTAGATGACTTTACCATCGCCATGCGCATGTACACTCTAGCCGATCGAGCCATTTCGAAAG ATGAGTTCTCGCGCGCTGTGAAGATCTGCACCGGCTACAAGCTCAGTCCGCACTTGATCGACACCGTGTTCGCCATCTTCGATGCGGATGGCGATGGCCTGTTGTCCTACAAAGAGTTCATCGCCATCATGAAGGACCGTCTGCACCGCGGCTTTAAAGTAAGTGGTCGTTTCTTTGATTACAACGAAGCTCTGGACGCCTACGATGAACCCGCTTACCCCCTGTTTGTGGCCTGGCGACATCGGGTGTGCCGGCACCTGGACTACTTCATCGACAGCGATGCACTTTGGCACTGA
- the LOC108031639 gene encoding calcium uptake protein 3, mitochondrial isoform X5, which produces MASAVARLTAKSGAIVAQRSSVGVTIGRSVRFASSSTQSIGIRGHKTRRLLTFVGGSAVSLAALAAFIKLRSAENPVNAVSLKRRMRDDSELENVKLTARERRFIKFASVEFDDQLYMTPQDFLDSVVEQEPRPRLKRRQLSSDEVDKYKENTPALKKGSTRLFRNLRDKGIVSYTEYLFLLSILTKPKSGFRIAFNMFDTDGNQRVDKDEFLVIISILAGALKDTQNVDPQTKQIMERIFSGAWKEKHGEQESEEEPESPTPAPLEQSYVNDGEGLQRRHMVATTLQLHFFGKRGTGVINYDNFYRFMDNLQTEVLELEFHEFSKGNSVISELDFAKILLRYTYLATDEYDVFLERLLERVKDEKGISFHDFRDFCHFLNNLDDFTIAMRMYTLADRAISKDEFSRAVKICTGYKLSPHLIDTVFAIFDADGDGLLSYKEFIAIMKDRLHRGFKVSGRFFDYNEALDAYDEPAYPLFVAWRHRVCRHLDYFIDSDALWH; this is translated from the exons ATGGCAAGTGCAGTGGCTAGATTAACGGCTAAAAGTGGCGCTATAGTCGCCCAGCGATCGAGTGTGGGCGTGACCATTGGCCGATCGGTCAGATTCGCCAGCAGTTCGACGCAATCCATCGGAATTCGGGGCCACAAAACGCGACGTCTGCTGACTTTTGTGGGCGGCAGTGCCGTTTCGTTGGCCGCCCTGGCGGCTTTCATCAAACTGCGGTCCGCGGAAAACCCAGTGAATGCAGTTAGCCTCAAGAGGCGCATG CGCGACGATAGCGAGCTGGAGAACGTGAAGCTCACGGCCCGGGAGCGCCGGTTCATCAAGTTCGCCTCCGTGGAGTTCGACGATCAGCTCTACATGACCCCGCAGGACTTTCTGGACTCCGTGGTGGAGCAGGAACCCAGAC CTCGTCTTAAGCGTCGACAGCTCTCCAGCGACGAGGTGGATAAATACAAGGAAAACACACCTGCTCTAAAGAAGGGTTCAACTCGTCTATTTCGCAATCTTAGAGATAAAG GCATTGTCTCCTACACggaatatttgtttttgctctCTATTCTAACAA AGCCCAAATCTGGCTTCCGCATTGCCTTCAACATGTTCGACACCGATGGAAACCAGCGGGTGGACAAGGACGAGTTTCTAGTG ATAATTTCCATTTTGGCCGGCGCTTTAAAAGACACTCAAAATGTCGATCCACAAACCAAGCAAATT ATGGAGCGCATTTTCAGCGGTGCTTGGAAGGAGAAGCACGGCGAACAAGAGTCGGAGGAGGAGCCCGAGTCCCCCACGCCCGCTCCCCTCGAG CAGAGCTATGTGAACGATGGCGAAGGACTGCAGCGACGTCACATGGTGGCCACCACCCTGCAGCTGCACTTCTTCGGGAAACGGGGCACTGGGGTGATCAACTATGACAACTTCTACCGCTTCATGGACAACCTGCAGACGGAGGTGCTCGAGCTGGAGTTCCACGAGTTCTCCAAGGGCAACAGTGTCATCAGCGAACTGGACTTCGCCAAAATCCTGCTGCGCTACACATACCTGGCCACGGATGAGTATGATGTCTTCCTGGAGCGCCTGCTCGAGCGGGTGAAAGATGAGAAGGGTATATCCTTCCATGACTTTCGGGACTTTTGCCATTTCCTAAACAATTTAGATGACTTTACCATCGCCATGCGCATGTACACTCTAGCCGATCGAGCCATTTCGAAAG ATGAGTTCTCGCGCGCTGTGAAGATCTGCACCGGCTACAAGCTCAGTCCGCACTTGATCGACACCGTGTTCGCCATCTTCGATGCGGATGGCGATGGCCTGTTGTCCTACAAAGAGTTCATCGCCATCATGAAGGACCGTCTGCACCGCGGCTTTAAAGTAAGTGGTCGTTTCTTTGATTACAACGAAGCTCTGGACGCCTACGATGAACCCGCTTACCCCCTGTTTGTGGCCTGGCGACATCGGGTGTGCCGGCACCTGGACTACTTCATCGACAGCGATGCACTTTGGCACTGA
- the LOC108031639 gene encoding calcium uptake protein 3, mitochondrial isoform X13, which produces MASAVARLTAKSGAIVAQRSSVGVTIGRSVRFASSSTQSIGIRGHKTRRLLTFVGGSAVSLAALAAFIKLRSAENPVNAVSLKRRMRDDSELENVKLTARERRFIKFASVEFDDQLYMTPQDFLDSVVEQEPRPRLKRRQLSSDEVDKYKENTPALKKGSTRLFRNLRDKGIVSYTEYLFLLSILTKPKSGFRIAFNMFDTDGNQRVDKDEFLVIISILAGALKDTQNVDPQTKQIQSYVNDGEGLQRRHMVATTLQLHFFGKRGTGVINYDNFYRFMDNLQTEVLELEFHEFSKGNSVISELDFAKILLRYTYLATDEYDVFLERLLERVKDEKGISFHDFRDFCHFLNNLDDFTIAMRMYTLADRAISKDEFSRAVKICTGYKLSPHLIDTVFAIFDADGDGLLSYKEFIAIMKDRLHRGFKVSGRFFDYNEALDAYDEPAYPLFVAWRHRVCRHLDYFIDSDALWH; this is translated from the exons ATGGCAAGTGCAGTGGCTAGATTAACGGCTAAAAGTGGCGCTATAGTCGCCCAGCGATCGAGTGTGGGCGTGACCATTGGCCGATCGGTCAGATTCGCCAGCAGTTCGACGCAATCCATCGGAATTCGGGGCCACAAAACGCGACGTCTGCTGACTTTTGTGGGCGGCAGTGCCGTTTCGTTGGCCGCCCTGGCGGCTTTCATCAAACTGCGGTCCGCGGAAAACCCAGTGAATGCAGTTAGCCTCAAGAGGCGCATG CGCGACGATAGCGAGCTGGAGAACGTGAAGCTCACGGCCCGGGAGCGCCGGTTCATCAAGTTCGCCTCCGTGGAGTTCGACGATCAGCTCTACATGACCCCGCAGGACTTTCTGGACTCCGTGGTGGAGCAGGAACCCAGAC CTCGTCTTAAGCGTCGACAGCTCTCCAGCGACGAGGTGGATAAATACAAGGAAAACACACCTGCTCTAAAGAAGGGTTCAACTCGTCTATTTCGCAATCTTAGAGATAAAG GCATTGTCTCCTACACggaatatttgtttttgctctCTATTCTAACAA AGCCCAAATCTGGCTTCCGCATTGCCTTCAACATGTTCGACACCGATGGAAACCAGCGGGTGGACAAGGACGAGTTTCTAGTG ATAATTTCCATTTTGGCCGGCGCTTTAAAAGACACTCAAAATGTCGATCCACAAACCAAGCAAATT CAGAGCTATGTGAACGATGGCGAAGGACTGCAGCGACGTCACATGGTGGCCACCACCCTGCAGCTGCACTTCTTCGGGAAACGGGGCACTGGGGTGATCAACTATGACAACTTCTACCGCTTCATGGACAACCTGCAGACGGAGGTGCTCGAGCTGGAGTTCCACGAGTTCTCCAAGGGCAACAGTGTCATCAGCGAACTGGACTTCGCCAAAATCCTGCTGCGCTACACATACCTGGCCACGGATGAGTATGATGTCTTCCTGGAGCGCCTGCTCGAGCGGGTGAAAGATGAGAAGGGTATATCCTTCCATGACTTTCGGGACTTTTGCCATTTCCTAAACAATTTAGATGACTTTACCATCGCCATGCGCATGTACACTCTAGCCGATCGAGCCATTTCGAAAG ATGAGTTCTCGCGCGCTGTGAAGATCTGCACCGGCTACAAGCTCAGTCCGCACTTGATCGACACCGTGTTCGCCATCTTCGATGCGGATGGCGATGGCCTGTTGTCCTACAAAGAGTTCATCGCCATCATGAAGGACCGTCTGCACCGCGGCTTTAAAGTAAGTGGTCGTTTCTTTGATTACAACGAAGCTCTGGACGCCTACGATGAACCCGCTTACCCCCTGTTTGTGGCCTGGCGACATCGGGTGTGCCGGCACCTGGACTACTTCATCGACAGCGATGCACTTTGGCACTGA
- the LOC108031639 gene encoding calcium uptake protein 3, mitochondrial isoform X2: MASAVARLTAKSGAIVAQRSSVGVTIGRSVRFASSSTQSIGIRGHKTRRLLTFVGGSAVSLAALAAFIKLRSAENPVNAVSLKRRMRDDSELENVKLTARERRFIKFASVEFDDQLYMTPQDFLDSVVEQEPRPRLKRRQLSSDEVDKYKENTPALKKGSTRLFRNLRDKGIVSYTEYLFLLSILTKPKSGFRIAFNMFDTDGNQRVDKDEFLVIISILAGALKDTQNVDPQTKQILSRLVSYDEQSQMMKPMAVNPQAKRGLMERIFSGAWKEKHGEQESEEEPESPTPAPLESYVNDGEGLQRRHMVATTLQLHFFGKRGTGVINYDNFYRFMDNLQTEVLELEFHEFSKGNSVISELDFAKILLRYTYLATDEYDVFLERLLERVKDEKGISFHDFRDFCHFLNNLDDFTIAMRMYTLADRAISKDEFSRAVKICTGYKLSPHLIDTVFAIFDADGDGLLSYKEFIAIMKDRLHRGFKVSGRFFDYNEALDAYDEPAYPLFVAWRHRVCRHLDYFIDSDALWH; the protein is encoded by the exons ATGGCAAGTGCAGTGGCTAGATTAACGGCTAAAAGTGGCGCTATAGTCGCCCAGCGATCGAGTGTGGGCGTGACCATTGGCCGATCGGTCAGATTCGCCAGCAGTTCGACGCAATCCATCGGAATTCGGGGCCACAAAACGCGACGTCTGCTGACTTTTGTGGGCGGCAGTGCCGTTTCGTTGGCCGCCCTGGCGGCTTTCATCAAACTGCGGTCCGCGGAAAACCCAGTGAATGCAGTTAGCCTCAAGAGGCGCATG CGCGACGATAGCGAGCTGGAGAACGTGAAGCTCACGGCCCGGGAGCGCCGGTTCATCAAGTTCGCCTCCGTGGAGTTCGACGATCAGCTCTACATGACCCCGCAGGACTTTCTGGACTCCGTGGTGGAGCAGGAACCCAGAC CTCGTCTTAAGCGTCGACAGCTCTCCAGCGACGAGGTGGATAAATACAAGGAAAACACACCTGCTCTAAAGAAGGGTTCAACTCGTCTATTTCGCAATCTTAGAGATAAAG GCATTGTCTCCTACACggaatatttgtttttgctctCTATTCTAACAA AGCCCAAATCTGGCTTCCGCATTGCCTTCAACATGTTCGACACCGATGGAAACCAGCGGGTGGACAAGGACGAGTTTCTAGTG ATAATTTCCATTTTGGCCGGCGCTTTAAAAGACACTCAAAATGTCGATCCACAAACCAAGCAAATT CTATCGCGTTTAGTTTCCTACGATGAGCAAAGTCAAATGATGAAACCCATGGCAGTGAACCCTCAAGCGAAGAGGGGTCTC ATGGAGCGCATTTTCAGCGGTGCTTGGAAGGAGAAGCACGGCGAACAAGAGTCGGAGGAGGAGCCCGAGTCCCCCACGCCCGCTCCCCTCGAG AGCTATGTGAACGATGGCGAAGGACTGCAGCGACGTCACATGGTGGCCACCACCCTGCAGCTGCACTTCTTCGGGAAACGGGGCACTGGGGTGATCAACTATGACAACTTCTACCGCTTCATGGACAACCTGCAGACGGAGGTGCTCGAGCTGGAGTTCCACGAGTTCTCCAAGGGCAACAGTGTCATCAGCGAACTGGACTTCGCCAAAATCCTGCTGCGCTACACATACCTGGCCACGGATGAGTATGATGTCTTCCTGGAGCGCCTGCTCGAGCGGGTGAAAGATGAGAAGGGTATATCCTTCCATGACTTTCGGGACTTTTGCCATTTCCTAAACAATTTAGATGACTTTACCATCGCCATGCGCATGTACACTCTAGCCGATCGAGCCATTTCGAAAG ATGAGTTCTCGCGCGCTGTGAAGATCTGCACCGGCTACAAGCTCAGTCCGCACTTGATCGACACCGTGTTCGCCATCTTCGATGCGGATGGCGATGGCCTGTTGTCCTACAAAGAGTTCATCGCCATCATGAAGGACCGTCTGCACCGCGGCTTTAAAGTAAGTGGTCGTTTCTTTGATTACAACGAAGCTCTGGACGCCTACGATGAACCCGCTTACCCCCTGTTTGTGGCCTGGCGACATCGGGTGTGCCGGCACCTGGACTACTTCATCGACAGCGATGCACTTTGGCACTGA
- the LOC108031639 gene encoding calcium uptake protein 3, mitochondrial isoform X7 translates to MASAVARLTAKSGAIVAQRSSVGVTIGRSVRFASSSTQSIGIRGHKTRRLLTFVGGSAVSLAALAAFIKLRSAENPVNAVSLKRRMRDDSELENVKLTARERRFIKFASVEFDDQLYMTPQDFLDSVVEQEPRPRLKRRQLSSDEVDKYKENTPALKKGSTRLFRNLRDKGIVSYTEYLFLLSILTKPKSGFRIAFNMFDTDGNQRVDKDEFLVIISILAGALKDTQNVDPQTKQILSRLVSYDEQSQMMKPMAVNPQAKRGLQSYVNDGEGLQRRHMVATTLQLHFFGKRGTGVINYDNFYRFMDNLQTEVLELEFHEFSKGNSVISELDFAKILLRYTYLATDEYDVFLERLLERVKDEKGISFHDFRDFCHFLNNLDDFTIAMRMYTLADRAISKDEFSRAVKICTGYKLSPHLIDTVFAIFDADGDGLLSYKEFIAIMKDRLHRGFKVSGRFFDYNEALDAYDEPAYPLFVAWRHRVCRHLDYFIDSDALWH, encoded by the exons ATGGCAAGTGCAGTGGCTAGATTAACGGCTAAAAGTGGCGCTATAGTCGCCCAGCGATCGAGTGTGGGCGTGACCATTGGCCGATCGGTCAGATTCGCCAGCAGTTCGACGCAATCCATCGGAATTCGGGGCCACAAAACGCGACGTCTGCTGACTTTTGTGGGCGGCAGTGCCGTTTCGTTGGCCGCCCTGGCGGCTTTCATCAAACTGCGGTCCGCGGAAAACCCAGTGAATGCAGTTAGCCTCAAGAGGCGCATG CGCGACGATAGCGAGCTGGAGAACGTGAAGCTCACGGCCCGGGAGCGCCGGTTCATCAAGTTCGCCTCCGTGGAGTTCGACGATCAGCTCTACATGACCCCGCAGGACTTTCTGGACTCCGTGGTGGAGCAGGAACCCAGAC CTCGTCTTAAGCGTCGACAGCTCTCCAGCGACGAGGTGGATAAATACAAGGAAAACACACCTGCTCTAAAGAAGGGTTCAACTCGTCTATTTCGCAATCTTAGAGATAAAG GCATTGTCTCCTACACggaatatttgtttttgctctCTATTCTAACAA AGCCCAAATCTGGCTTCCGCATTGCCTTCAACATGTTCGACACCGATGGAAACCAGCGGGTGGACAAGGACGAGTTTCTAGTG ATAATTTCCATTTTGGCCGGCGCTTTAAAAGACACTCAAAATGTCGATCCACAAACCAAGCAAATT CTATCGCGTTTAGTTTCCTACGATGAGCAAAGTCAAATGATGAAACCCATGGCAGTGAACCCTCAAGCGAAGAGGGGTCTC CAGAGCTATGTGAACGATGGCGAAGGACTGCAGCGACGTCACATGGTGGCCACCACCCTGCAGCTGCACTTCTTCGGGAAACGGGGCACTGGGGTGATCAACTATGACAACTTCTACCGCTTCATGGACAACCTGCAGACGGAGGTGCTCGAGCTGGAGTTCCACGAGTTCTCCAAGGGCAACAGTGTCATCAGCGAACTGGACTTCGCCAAAATCCTGCTGCGCTACACATACCTGGCCACGGATGAGTATGATGTCTTCCTGGAGCGCCTGCTCGAGCGGGTGAAAGATGAGAAGGGTATATCCTTCCATGACTTTCGGGACTTTTGCCATTTCCTAAACAATTTAGATGACTTTACCATCGCCATGCGCATGTACACTCTAGCCGATCGAGCCATTTCGAAAG ATGAGTTCTCGCGCGCTGTGAAGATCTGCACCGGCTACAAGCTCAGTCCGCACTTGATCGACACCGTGTTCGCCATCTTCGATGCGGATGGCGATGGCCTGTTGTCCTACAAAGAGTTCATCGCCATCATGAAGGACCGTCTGCACCGCGGCTTTAAAGTAAGTGGTCGTTTCTTTGATTACAACGAAGCTCTGGACGCCTACGATGAACCCGCTTACCCCCTGTTTGTGGCCTGGCGACATCGGGTGTGCCGGCACCTGGACTACTTCATCGACAGCGATGCACTTTGGCACTGA